One Rissa tridactyla isolate bRisTri1 chromosome 1, bRisTri1.patW.cur.20221130, whole genome shotgun sequence DNA segment encodes these proteins:
- the SLC38A2 gene encoding sodium-coupled neutral amino acid symporter 2 isoform X2 — protein sequence MSSAEMGKFNISPDEDSSSYSSNSNDFSYPYPTKPAAMKSHYADIDPENQNFLLDSNVGKKKYETQYHPGTTSFGMSVFNLSNAIVGSGILGLSYAMANTGIALFVILLLFVSIVSLYSVHLLLKTANEGGSLLYEQLGMKAFGMAGKLAASGSITMQNIGAMSSYLFIVKYELPLVIKTFMNIEETTGEWYLNGDYLVLLVSVILILPLSLLKNLGYLGYTSGFSLLCMVFFLIVVIWKMFQIPCPMDSDFMNMTLANLTVAPLVNENITSDDMCKPKYFIFNSQTVYAVPILTFSFVCHPAILPIYEELKSRSRKRMMNVSYVSFFAMFLMYLLAALFGYLTFYGNVEPELLHTYSAYLGADVLLLIVRLAVLMAVTLTVPVVIFPIRSSITQLLWAGKEFRWWRHCSITVALLAFTNMLVIFVPTIRDIFGFIGASAAAMLIFILPSAFYIKLVKKEPMKSVQKIGAAFFFLSGILVMTGCMTLIILDWTQNVASDGH from the exons ATGAGCAGCGCCGAGATGGGCAAGTTCAACATCTCCCCCGACGAGGACAGCAGCAGCTACAGCTCCAACAGCAACGACTTCAGCTACCCCTACCCCACCAAGCCCGCCGCCATGAAGAG ccactATGCAGATATCGATCCAGAAAATCAAAATTTCTTGCTCGACTCCAACGTTGGGAAGAAGAAATACGAAACTCAGTAT CATCCGGGTACTACTTCCTTTGGAATGTCAGTATTTAATCTGAGCAATGCTATTGTGGGTAGTGGCATCCTTGGTCTTTCTTATGCCATGGCTAACACTGGAATTGCTCTTTTTGT gatacTCCTGCTGTTTGTCTCGATAGTTTCTTTGTATTCAGTGCATCTCCTTTTGAAGACTGCCAATGAAGGAG gatCTTTATTGTATGAACAGTTGGGAATGAAGGCATTTGGTATGGCTGGAAAACTTGCTGCTTCTGGATCAATTACAATGCAGAACATTGGAG CTATGTCAAGCTACCTCTTCATAGTGAAATATGAGTTACCATTGGTCATCAAGACATTTATGAACATCGAAGAGACCACAGG AGAATGGTATCTTAACGGCGACTATTTAGTGCTGCTGGTGTCTGTCATCCTCATTCTTCCCCTGTCCTTACTGAAAAATTTAG GGTATTTGGGCTATACCAGCGGCTTTTCCTTGCTTTGCATGGTCTTCTTTCTGATTGTT GTAATTTGGAAGATGTTTCAGATTCCTTGCCCAATGGACAGTGACTTCATGAACATGACATTAGCAAATCTGACAGTGGCGCCTTTAGTAAATGAAAACATAACAAGTGATGATATGTGCAAGCCAAAATATTTCATCTTCAATTCACAG actgTCTATGCTGTCCCAATCCTAACGTTTTCTTTTGTCTGCCATCCTGCAATTCTTCCTATCTATGAAGAACTGAAAAG CCGAAGCCGTAAAAGAATGATGAATGTGTCCTATGTATCTTTTTTTGCCATGTTCCTCATGTATTTATTGGCTGCTCTTTTTGGATACCTGACATTTTATG GAAATGTGGAACCAGAGCTGCTTCACACCTACTCTGCTTATCTGGGTGCTGATGTTCTTCTTCTTATTGTGCGTCTCGCTGTACTTATGGCTGTAACCCTTACTGTACCTGTAGTTATTTTCCCa ATCCGCAGTTCCATCACCCAGCTGTTGTGGGCAGGGAAGGAGTTTAGATGGTGGCGTCACTGTTCCATTACAGTTGCTCTTCTGGCGTTTACCAACATGCTTGTTATCTTTGTCCCTACTATCCGAGACATCTTTGGATTCATCG GTGCATCTGCGGCTGCCATGCTGATCTTCATACTTCCTTCTGCCTTCTATATCAAATTAGTGAAGAAGGAACCAATGAAGTCAGTGCAAAAGATTGGG gctgCGTTCTTCTTTCTAAGTGGTATACTTGTGATGACTGGGTGTATGACACTGATTATTCTAGACTGGACCCAGAATGTTGCATCTGATGGCCATTAA
- the SLC38A2 gene encoding sodium-coupled neutral amino acid symporter 2 isoform X1: protein MSSAEMGKFNISPDEDSSSYSSNSNDFSYPYPTKPAAMKSHYADIDPENQNFLLDSNVGKKKYETQYHPGTTSFGMSVFNLSNAIVGSGILGLSYAMANTGIALFVILLLFVSIVSLYSVHLLLKTANEGGSLLYEQLGMKAFGMAGKLAASGSITMQNIGAMSSYLFIVKYELPLVIKTFMNIEETTGEWYLNGDYLVLLVSVILILPLSLLKNLGYLGYTSGFSLLCMVFFLIVVIWKMFQIPCPMDSDFMNMTLANLTVAPLVNENITSDDMCKPKYFIFNSQTVYAVPILTFSFVCHPAILPIYEELKSRSRKRMMNVSYVSFFAMFLMYLLAALFGYLTFYGNVEPELLHTYSAYLGADVLLLIVRLAVLMAVTLTVPVVIFPIRSSITQLLWAGKEFRWWRHCSITVALLAFTNMLVIFVPTIRDIFGFIGKHFHISSSSLSNLRKCRCDLIKLYLPVYEYLFLRFLNTGASAAAMLIFILPSAFYIKLVKKEPMKSVQKIGAAFFFLSGILVMTGCMTLIILDWTQNVASDGH, encoded by the exons ATGAGCAGCGCCGAGATGGGCAAGTTCAACATCTCCCCCGACGAGGACAGCAGCAGCTACAGCTCCAACAGCAACGACTTCAGCTACCCCTACCCCACCAAGCCCGCCGCCATGAAGAG ccactATGCAGATATCGATCCAGAAAATCAAAATTTCTTGCTCGACTCCAACGTTGGGAAGAAGAAATACGAAACTCAGTAT CATCCGGGTACTACTTCCTTTGGAATGTCAGTATTTAATCTGAGCAATGCTATTGTGGGTAGTGGCATCCTTGGTCTTTCTTATGCCATGGCTAACACTGGAATTGCTCTTTTTGT gatacTCCTGCTGTTTGTCTCGATAGTTTCTTTGTATTCAGTGCATCTCCTTTTGAAGACTGCCAATGAAGGAG gatCTTTATTGTATGAACAGTTGGGAATGAAGGCATTTGGTATGGCTGGAAAACTTGCTGCTTCTGGATCAATTACAATGCAGAACATTGGAG CTATGTCAAGCTACCTCTTCATAGTGAAATATGAGTTACCATTGGTCATCAAGACATTTATGAACATCGAAGAGACCACAGG AGAATGGTATCTTAACGGCGACTATTTAGTGCTGCTGGTGTCTGTCATCCTCATTCTTCCCCTGTCCTTACTGAAAAATTTAG GGTATTTGGGCTATACCAGCGGCTTTTCCTTGCTTTGCATGGTCTTCTTTCTGATTGTT GTAATTTGGAAGATGTTTCAGATTCCTTGCCCAATGGACAGTGACTTCATGAACATGACATTAGCAAATCTGACAGTGGCGCCTTTAGTAAATGAAAACATAACAAGTGATGATATGTGCAAGCCAAAATATTTCATCTTCAATTCACAG actgTCTATGCTGTCCCAATCCTAACGTTTTCTTTTGTCTGCCATCCTGCAATTCTTCCTATCTATGAAGAACTGAAAAG CCGAAGCCGTAAAAGAATGATGAATGTGTCCTATGTATCTTTTTTTGCCATGTTCCTCATGTATTTATTGGCTGCTCTTTTTGGATACCTGACATTTTATG GAAATGTGGAACCAGAGCTGCTTCACACCTACTCTGCTTATCTGGGTGCTGATGTTCTTCTTCTTATTGTGCGTCTCGCTGTACTTATGGCTGTAACCCTTACTGTACCTGTAGTTATTTTCCCa ATCCGCAGTTCCATCACCCAGCTGTTGTGGGCAGGGAAGGAGTTTAGATGGTGGCGTCACTGTTCCATTACAGTTGCTCTTCTGGCGTTTACCAACATGCTTGTTATCTTTGTCCCTACTATCCGAGACATCTTTGGATTCATCGGTAAGCATTTCCACATCAGTTCAAGTAGTCTTTCAAATCTTAGAAAATGCCGTTGCGAtctaattaaattatatttacctGTTTATGAATATTTATTCCTACGCTTTTTAAATACAGGTGCATCTGCGGCTGCCATGCTGATCTTCATACTTCCTTCTGCCTTCTATATCAAATTAGTGAAGAAGGAACCAATGAAGTCAGTGCAAAAGATTGGG gctgCGTTCTTCTTTCTAAGTGGTATACTTGTGATGACTGGGTGTATGACACTGATTATTCTAGACTGGACCCAGAATGTTGCATCTGATGGCCATTAA
- the SLC38A2 gene encoding sodium-coupled neutral amino acid symporter 2 isoform X3 — translation MILLLFVSIVSLYSVHLLLKTANEGGSLLYEQLGMKAFGMAGKLAASGSITMQNIGAMSSYLFIVKYELPLVIKTFMNIEETTGEWYLNGDYLVLLVSVILILPLSLLKNLGYLGYTSGFSLLCMVFFLIVVIWKMFQIPCPMDSDFMNMTLANLTVAPLVNENITSDDMCKPKYFIFNSQTVYAVPILTFSFVCHPAILPIYEELKSRSRKRMMNVSYVSFFAMFLMYLLAALFGYLTFYGNVEPELLHTYSAYLGADVLLLIVRLAVLMAVTLTVPVVIFPIRSSITQLLWAGKEFRWWRHCSITVALLAFTNMLVIFVPTIRDIFGFIGASAAAMLIFILPSAFYIKLVKKEPMKSVQKIGAAFFFLSGILVMTGCMTLIILDWTQNVASDGH, via the exons AT gatacTCCTGCTGTTTGTCTCGATAGTTTCTTTGTATTCAGTGCATCTCCTTTTGAAGACTGCCAATGAAGGAG gatCTTTATTGTATGAACAGTTGGGAATGAAGGCATTTGGTATGGCTGGAAAACTTGCTGCTTCTGGATCAATTACAATGCAGAACATTGGAG CTATGTCAAGCTACCTCTTCATAGTGAAATATGAGTTACCATTGGTCATCAAGACATTTATGAACATCGAAGAGACCACAGG AGAATGGTATCTTAACGGCGACTATTTAGTGCTGCTGGTGTCTGTCATCCTCATTCTTCCCCTGTCCTTACTGAAAAATTTAG GGTATTTGGGCTATACCAGCGGCTTTTCCTTGCTTTGCATGGTCTTCTTTCTGATTGTT GTAATTTGGAAGATGTTTCAGATTCCTTGCCCAATGGACAGTGACTTCATGAACATGACATTAGCAAATCTGACAGTGGCGCCTTTAGTAAATGAAAACATAACAAGTGATGATATGTGCAAGCCAAAATATTTCATCTTCAATTCACAG actgTCTATGCTGTCCCAATCCTAACGTTTTCTTTTGTCTGCCATCCTGCAATTCTTCCTATCTATGAAGAACTGAAAAG CCGAAGCCGTAAAAGAATGATGAATGTGTCCTATGTATCTTTTTTTGCCATGTTCCTCATGTATTTATTGGCTGCTCTTTTTGGATACCTGACATTTTATG GAAATGTGGAACCAGAGCTGCTTCACACCTACTCTGCTTATCTGGGTGCTGATGTTCTTCTTCTTATTGTGCGTCTCGCTGTACTTATGGCTGTAACCCTTACTGTACCTGTAGTTATTTTCCCa ATCCGCAGTTCCATCACCCAGCTGTTGTGGGCAGGGAAGGAGTTTAGATGGTGGCGTCACTGTTCCATTACAGTTGCTCTTCTGGCGTTTACCAACATGCTTGTTATCTTTGTCCCTACTATCCGAGACATCTTTGGATTCATCG GTGCATCTGCGGCTGCCATGCTGATCTTCATACTTCCTTCTGCCTTCTATATCAAATTAGTGAAGAAGGAACCAATGAAGTCAGTGCAAAAGATTGGG gctgCGTTCTTCTTTCTAAGTGGTATACTTGTGATGACTGGGTGTATGACACTGATTATTCTAGACTGGACCCAGAATGTTGCATCTGATGGCCATTAA